CCAGTCCACTAAAAATAAAGTCATGGCATGTGCTTAATTAGCCTTACACACCTTTAATTTGTACAATCATACCCTTTCCCTTAGGGACTTTTGCTCTTCTCTGGTGGAGAAGAGCAGTGCATTTTGTTTACAACAAGCTTTCAGATTAGAGGAGCGGGGGCGTGTGAAAGCGCCCTGTAAGACATTTTTGCACTTTTCCAAGAAGCTACCGAGCCTCTACCTCTTTGGGGTTACGTGATGGGGAGTAGTCCCGTGGGTCCTGGGTGGTTGTGAGGGGGGTAGTCCTCCGGGGCGAGGCTGGCCTGGCACTGCCAGCTGGCACAAGGGGTGGGGGTGCGCTAAGTGCGGCGGTAGGGGGTGTTCTGTTCAGAGGGCCATTGTGTCCTGTGGATGGGCTGAGTCTGGGGTAGGGCATGCCGCCTAGGTGGGGCATAAAGGGGGGCATGTGTGGTAGGTGACCCTCCATTGGGGACTGGTGCAGCTGATGAAGCCGTGCTCTGTCCAGCTCCTCCCTCAGGTGGAGGCGCTCTCGCTCCTCGGCTTGCTGTCGCATTCTCTCGTGCTCCCTGCGTACCTCCAACAGGTGCTCGTGGTGGGAGTAGTCATGAGCCTCCCTTTCGCGGTAGGCTCGCTCCTGTTCGTACATGCTGGGGAAACGATGCCCCGGCTCAGGCCTGAGCTGGAAGTCCATGCGGCGTTGCAGATCCAGGCTGCGGTAGGCCTCTCTGAGCGGATCCCAGGGAAAGGCTGTGTGCGGCAGGCGCTCTCTTCCTGCAAGTGCTCCCATGAAGGGAGCCATGCGAGCCCGGTCTAGCACGTTGAGGCTGCCCATCTGAGGCATGGCGCTCATGGAAAGAGGCAGAGAATGCGCCATGGGGACACCATGCAGGCCAGGTGCTGAGATGTCACTACCACGCGGTGAAGGAAGTGGGGGCTGCTGGGACAAAGGTGGATGGTGGTGGTGCGGGTTTCCCGGTTGGCTGacgggaggaggaagagcttgGGCCGGTGGCTGGGGGGCCGGCTCCGAACTAACCACCATgacctcctgctcctccttcctctcctccttaaTCTTCATGTCATTTTTCACCTTATGGAGgagctctgcaggtgggggctCCTTCCTCTCGCTGTCCTTGAGCGTAGACAGAGGCCCGCCTGCCATCTTGATGCCCTGCTCATTGATCATTGTCTTAGAGTAGGGGGAAGGGGAACGCTGAGTGGGTTTGATGGAGTCTTCTGAGGGTCTTCTCTCTAGCATCTCCTTGCCCGGCGAGCGACTCTCCTTCACCTTCACATCAGCCAGTGCGGAAGACTCTCTGTGTCGCTCCAGTAGCTCCTTCTCTGCCTCGCGGACCCTGTCTACGCTGCCGCTGTGATGCCGACCTGAATCGCTCGAGTTCTGGCTGCTGGAGCGAATCAGGCTGCTGATCTGGTAGCTGACTGGTGCAGAGGCCGGAGACGAGCGGTTGGAGTGGCGGTTGCGATCCACAGAATCCCTGTAACGGCACAATGTAAGAGTTTTATTTTTGCCAGTAGGTCGTGTTTGGTTAGTGTCTGATTAATTCTCAACAATAAAATCTGCCTTATAATTCTCTTTTAAATCGTACGAGTTGCCTTGCTCTTGTATCCCTCTGTTCTCTTATTGACGGTAACCCTTCATTCTGCTGCCGTACCATTCATAGAAATGTCTCCAATTAATTTTTGACAAATAGCTTCTCTCGGCGCGTCGTGCTCTTTTATAAGCGTGCCGGTTGTTCAATTTATTTCAGTTTCCATGGATACGACTTGTAACCACCTAGAAAAAAACATTCGCTGTTTTTCCTTTGCTCTGCTCTGACTGATCAGCTTGTATGTATAATAATGCTGGTTTATCATAGTCGCTATTGTGGTCTTATTTCAGGAGTCGGTTTTTACATACTGGATGTGagcaacacacaaaaacatacaaccAAAAGTGTGTTTCACCCACCGGTCTTTATCTTTCTCCTCTTTGCCAATCGACGAGTCTCTtttctctcgctccctctctctctcccgttccctctctcgctctctctcgtgGCTGTTGGCGGAGCTGCTTCTCTCAGCATCTGCGGTTTTGGGCCACTGCGGCGGGGTGGGGAACGACGGCGGGGTTCGTCGAAGTCGGTTCCAGGTGTCGTGGTGGGGGCTGCCAAATGTGGGCAGTCCTCCCGGCCCCTCCTTGGTGCCAAACATGCTGTTGGACCCTGAAGGAAAGAAGCAGACAGGCGTGGGACCCACTGTAAGTTAATTGGGCACAAAACCTTCTTGAGGACACATAAGATGAGAAAGACTCAACAACAAAAGctgcttttgtctttgtctctggAGGTTCTCTcactgaagcactgaagctgttTGAAAGAGTTAGAGGTTAATGCCCCCCTCCCCCTTGAACTGGAGAGAAAAAACCCCTACTCATTTGCTTTTAGACTAAaggtcccccccccctcccttccttttcTGCACCGGATGAACAGGGGAGACTCACTGCCCTCTGGAGATGATAGCTGTGAAAAGCCAAGGGGAACCTTAGCATTCCACGGCATGTCTATTCCAATCACATCCATTTTCACAACAGGGTGACCGATTTGGCACACAAAAATAGGAAGgatgaagagaaagagagaaaggcaTAGAGAAGGGATGCAAAGGGAAAAGAGAAAACCCTCCATGGTGGTGCAGAAGGGGCTTGTCAAATAATTAATAGACGAATTACCACCAAACAGCAGACCTAAGAGTGCCTATTGGCAGCAACACAGCCAGATTAAAGCCAGGCTGTCAGGGACTTAGTTGGTAGATGAAGTGGAGGCAGGGAGGAGgtttgctgtggtgtgctgtGCTGCCTTGTTGGGCCTCCCTGGGATAGGACTGTTTTGACACAGAAACTAGAGCTAAGTGTCtagatttttttctcccctcctgGCTCTCCCTGTGGTCTAACGCTGTCCTGCTCTATTCTATTACTGGCCACAGGGGCCAGATTGAAGGGGGGagcggtggaggaggaggacgagagGGGGCCAACGCTTACCAAGCGAGGGGTTGCCTAATCCTCCGAAGGCACTGCTTGAAAGGTTGCCGAGGCCGCCAAAGGAACTGGAGCGACTGAAAGGATCTGCAAAATGCCAAACAGGGATTAGCAAAAGGGGGGGTGGCTGGCTAGCAGTGCTCACCCCAACACCAACCCATTCCACTCGGCTTTTCTCTTACAAGCGAGCCGTGGTTTTCTAGCGCTGCGACCCTAGCTCTCTGCCTGGTAATCCTGCAGTAGCCAGGTTGCCTGGATGCTGGATTCACTGCCACTAACTGGAGTGGAGTGTCTCTGACCTGCTGGGGCTTGTGGAATGATGCTGCTTGGTGGGGAAATCAGTTTTGAGTTCTTGGAGCTGAGCTGGAAATGGATTGTGGTAGGACAAGACAATTAGGAGCTGTGGAAATTAGCCTAGACAGAGCACAGTGATTTAACTGGTGAATCACTATCTGATGGACTCCATCAGTCACAGACTATAGCCTCCAAATTTACGGGGATAACAAATATTTAGTCTGAGAAGTCAGCGAACGGGACTCATTAACTAAGAATTTGCAGTCCCACTTTAAATCGGAAATAATCCATCAGGAAATGCACAACTTGCCAACCGATTAGGGGTCAAGGATTTTTAATTCTGGAGCTTTTCACGTATTAGAAAAGACAAGAATTGAGAAATCTCCTCTGCCTCACACATGAATTCCCATTTGTTGACTAAATCTTCATCCTCAGTTTACCATGTTTTCATAGGCACAGAATGGACTGACACTTAAACAGTGTCTCAGTCCGAACTGAGGATgatgaataaaaatgcaaacaaccGAATGTACCAAAGAATCATACAGCACGAACGCCCCTTCATTATTCCCTTCTTCCTGGGTACGACGAAATAAGCTTGGCATGCTTATAGAAAATAGTGTCTtgtgtgctgctgctctgtgtacAGTTTGTCCGAGCAAATGAGGGATGACAAATCGGTCTGGAGGCTGGAAACTACTTCCATTTTAATAAACCCGGACTCTGGAGTTATTTTCGACCGTAGTATGAATCACACTGGCTGATTGCAGGATGGCTACATTCAATATTATAGTAAAGTAAGAGGCAGTACTGCAGCTGGCTGTTGCTAACGATATTGTACATTAACCTTGAAGTGAACCTGAGATCAAAAACTAGGAATACCTTTGGTTCAAATTACACCCTGGTGGCTTTTAATGTATTTGAAACATGAGTGTAAgaaagagtgagtgagagaCTCGTGTTGAAAGAGGagataaatgtataaaaaaaagataaacatgGGGGTTACTTACACTTACCTGCCAAATGGCTAGGAGGCAGGAATCCACTGGGGTGGGAGGGGGGGCCGTATGGAGACGGAGGGGGGTGTCCAGAGCCTATCGGGACAGAGAGGATGAAATAGTGTTATAATCCATATCCGGCCGGTCGTCTGGTCGGTTGGGGAACAATCTTACGCCAAACCAAACCCTAAGTTAAACAAATGCATTTCTGCCGCAGTATCACAAACTCTGACGCAACGTGAACCAGATGAGCAAAGAGTTGGTGGAGTGATGCTACTGACTATATCAGCTGGTTTCATTGCAGCTGTTATTTGTTTGTGCGTGAGTCTGTACCAGCTTAGTGAGGTCAGCTCTTGAATGTACAACAAGTTGGCCTCTTTCACAAAACACTGCTACCATCACCCATATTTCATGAATTGTTAATGATAGAACCAATTACAGGAGTGCCTCTGACACACTGCTGCATAATTACCAGTCAAAGGCCGTTCTCTTCTCTGTTGCCCTCCAACACAGGGCGCATCAGTCAATTAcctaactgagagccatgcatATTCATAGACATATTTGACTCCCTTTACAGGCAAAACACTTGCTACCAAAGCACTATAATTATGTGAACATTGCACGAGagggaaaataaaaagtgttttttccaaatgttgttaaaaatgttaatttccaTAAAGGCAGTAATGACGTTAGGAGGCTTGAAGTTTGAGTGTTTTCAATATGTTGGTAGGTATTTTGAGCCTTGACCAACCTGTGGAGGGGAAGAGGGGTCGTGCCAGATCGTGAGGGTACGGGAACCCTGGGAAGACTCCTGGTGCTGGGGGTCGACTAAACAGGTCCAGCTTCCCATTCATGTCAAGTTTGTGAGGGTCCAGCTGCATTTGCTGTAGAAAAGCAGAGAAGGAGACAAAGAAAATTAGGTCAGTACGCAACAGCACGAAACATTTCCAACAAGGGAGTGAGCGTGAGCGATCGTCAGCTACACTGGGTGAGAGCTCAGAGAAGGACAGAGACTTTGACAATGGCTCCATGTTCTCAATTCTGACTAGCTGTGTTATAACAAATATATGTAAGCTGATTAGGGAAACAAAATCCTTGGCAACTGGGGTTCTGGGCCCAAGAAAAGCCTGAGACACCCAGGGCCAGTGGCATTAGCAGAGGATCTCCATGGCAAGGCCACACCATCCTCTGTCAGTGAGAGGAGTAATTCGTATAAGCATTTCTGTTCTGTGTTCACATGTTGCGTCTGATACCGAGTGCTACTGTTACCATCTACCCCTTCTCTTATGGAGTCAGAGAGAACCTTTATAGAAAATATATGTTTAAAGTGGAGCCTTCATGTGTTGGGCTTTGCTTCTTTTAAAGCTTTCTGCCTCTTTCCAATCATGTGATCGTTCTACGTTTAGACCCAAACAAAAGATCCAAGTCAGCTCGATCTGCTCTAGCATGTAGTGTTTTCAATAAGTTAGCTATTTGGCCCGTTTTCCATAACCAATATAGTGTATCTGGCTTTACATGACAGCAAGATTCCTTAAAAACATTACTATCTGTCTCACGCACCTTCATTTTCTGCTGGTGGTGGTAGATCTGCCATGCGATCTGGACATGCACTGCACACCACTTGCCAGGTTTCTAAAAATTTAGAGAGAAACTGAGGTTAGCCTGCTGGCTTTGATATGGGGAGCTAAAAATTGATTCTGGCATAGAGCTTTTCTGGCCAAACTACAAAGTGGGAACTCATCAGAATTTGCAACCAGGCAACATATTAAGAATATCTAACCCCAATACAGACCTCAAAGCTAAGCGTAAATGCAGCCAAAACCCTGCATTTGCTTAATCGAGAATTGTTAAAGAATTTTAAGGTTTTAGACTTTGTGGCCTGGCCAGAGAGATGAAGCATTTAACAGGAAAGGATAAGGCATCTACTTACCCTAACAGATGTCCTGAATGGATCTGTTATCTGTATGGATAAACAGATAATCATTATTACAAACAACAAAGACACATACTACTAACTGTAAAACTGAAATGCATGAGAAGAAATGTCTCTTTGAGACATATGCACTGGATTATGTGTGGCTATCATCAGAAGGAATATGAGCAGAGTGGCTGCGATGCTCTCGGTCTCATGCTTACCCGTGGGTCCTTCTGCAGAAGTGTATGAGGCACTGCTCCAGGACGTGCTGCTACATCGATGGGATTGGATGCCtgacagagaaagacaaagacaaaaagataCATGGTGATCAACCACATCTGTAACATCTGCAtggggaaagaaagaaactgaacttggcacaacaatacaaaacaatttGACCTCATATAATAATTCCCAAAGGGGGTCTCAGGCATCCTCAAGAGGGTCCTCTGTAGAACACTGTTAATtgcattttttccatttattttttttaaatatccccTGAGAGAATGAAGAAGATTACTGTAATCCCAGTTTTCACCTTATTCTTATGCTTTGTGTCAGTGCTGTTATGGAGATAGCATGGAAGCATGTAAGACGAATTTCTTGCAAAACTACTCGAAGACCCTCCAGCATCTATTCCAACCCAGATAATTAGCTGCACTACGGTCAGCTAACGCCCAAGTATTTGCACAGCTATAGCTGATATAGGTAAAACTGCAATGATGCTTCCCAGAGTTCAGAGTTATGCCAGAGCAGCACATCTCTAATCGTTTCATCTTCAAGTCTGCAGAGCACAAGATCCTAGATCAACATTGTTCCTGGGGTTTTATGCTCCAGCAGGAAACACATGTCATTTCACATGGCCTAACCTGACATGCACCTCCTGAGAAATGTAACTATACATCGGGTCAATGCAGCCCACAACTAGTATGATGTGCTCGTTCAGCATCATCGATTCATTCGTGTTTCTGGCAACTTTTTTGccacctttttaaattttatcagTGAGAGAATCTCGGTTTAAGGAATTATAATCATAGCATCAATATAAAGGACTCACAAATGTCAGGAAATACCTGGAGGGAGATTGCTGAAACTATGGGAATGAACGTGATGGAAATTACAGCGAAGTGGAAAAACTAGAGATATGTTTGAAATCCCCTCCCCCCCAAAATAACCAAAAGGCccagcattttatttctttccatCAGCTGGCACTGGATATAAAACACCAGGACAGGACTACATGGTAATTAACACAACGCACCACATACAAGCAAAAATGCCGCCAACGATGTCGCCACTTATGTAGGCTACACCGTAAGCACTACAAAGAGTCCCcgcagaagtctaaatcaggcCTTAATCTATTGCCTTATTAGAGATCGGGTGATTCTGCACGGTGACCAGGGTCGCCAGGccccacaaacaaacatactTCCCAAGCTCTATCCCCCCAAGCTCGTCTCCAAGAATACTTAGCAGGGGCTTTGGATGCATAAAACTGTGCTTTGAACCATCTGGAGGGGCCTTCCACAAAAGGGAACCTCCATCACTGAGCCCTCTGGGAATAGGGCCAGCGGATTTAGGCCAGCTTTGATTGGTGGCTTACTTCAGGTCACAGCCTCTGAGCATCTGCCAGACTCACACCCTCCCGCCCCTCGACGTCCCCTGCATCTCCTCCCTTCTGCTCTTCTGGACAGGCAGACATCACGGTCCTATTTTTGGCCTGTCGTGACTAAGGCTAGGAGTCCAcctgcagttttaaatttttgttttccttttgcgCACttataaagtgtttttcttgtAAAAGTCTGCACACTTTGTGGTTTCTTTTATGCTCAAGCTCCCTTAAAATCTCCTGTTTGTAGACAGTGGGTTAAGGGATGCGGGTCTGACCTTGGGCTGGAAGGCTCCTTGCAGCGAGCTGAAGGGTCCTGAGTGTGGGAGCAGCGGGGGCATGCCTGGCATGGTTGGGGGGTAGGAGGGGAAGAACTGGAAGGGGGAGGAAGGGGAAGATGggagacacaaaacaaaatcatacaGTCATACATACAAGACTCAAGCatatagatacacacacacacaaagccactGCCACAATAAATGCTGTCAAGGCAACATTCAAATATGTCAAATATTTGATTTGCCATATGCAAATACtgttaacacatttacattagtgcaaaaaaacttACATTTGAATGTCTGATGAATGGATTGTCCAGTTTGGGGCCATATTTGTCGAACTGgaacagacagaaaagaaaagcattagGAAACAAAAGTCCACATAATGATATACTCGAACAAAATCCCTCATACAACAGCCTTCTTTGGTAATAAGgtctcattatttttttttttacattacaaaGGCAAAAACACATGCTCAACATCTGTAACTGGTAACGAGCAGGGTTTGGTCCAGAATAACAAGCCCCGGGGTAAAGCAGCTGGCTTGAACTGGTCATGGGTTTACTTAAACAGCGTGGTCAGATAGGCAGTTAAATCACTAACAATACAACCGCTTAAGCACACTGCCAAGACGAAGACAGCCTGCATGATTTTTCAATTGAGCATACAGACATTGGGCGTGGAGGCCCAGCTTAGGAATCAGACAGTTTTAAGGCCAGACCAGTTGTTTCTAATCACTGGAAAATCTGAAGAAATGTGAATCTAATTGCTTTTGACTGCtgagatttttttgtgtgcaaaaagCCCCGATGGTATATCTGGGAAGGAAGTACAAGAAGACATGTAACTTGTTTGCAGTGTTAGGAAACTGTActtcaaaagacaaaaaagcggGTCAGTCCGTAAAACCACGGAGGTCATATGTGAAGCTGTGTGAACAGTCTGCCTTGTATGATTGAGACTGATTTAAGGAGATGGGATTTCAGCTGATTAAATGCTTGAAACCGACACCACCTCAGAGTTGTGAAGAAACCGTTTCTGTGGCAGAACTTAGCCTATCAGAATAATTTTAGTTGGAATTTGCCAGATGAAAACAGTGtggttacatttaaaatgtttccgaTCATGCCCCGCGTGCACACGAGAAAGCAGTCGGTAAGCTGAGATGGacaggagggaggaagagagagaagggaGCATGAATGAGGACTTTGTATGTCTGTTCGCGAGCCAATACCAGCTCTCTATTTTGAAAACGTCTAATTACAAGTGACAGTAACTTATTCCTATTCCGTAAATACACAAACCATTTGCAGGTACTTTTTGCGAGTGTTTTCTCAAAGCTCAGTTGGCAGGCGCAGATGTTTTGGGTTTACATAATATGGGAAAATGAACGGGTATGAATCAGATTTTCTGTGTGCACGCGTGCAGCGACAGGGGTGGCTGGGGAGGGAGGGCGGGCTGGAGCTGGTAAAGCTGCTGGTGCAGATGCAGGGTTTGGGACACGGGGCCGTCTGGTGAAGCAGGTCCAATCACATCTGTGCGCAGAATGGTAATAACAGCGGCGATGGTGTCGGCGGCCCTGTTTGTGGGCGATAATGGCCCCGAATCAAAGACAGCCCATTGAGAGGAAATGCTGAGCCAGCTTCCGAGCTCATTAAACAGCTCCTCTGCGCTTCTGAAGGCGCGGCCTGTTTAATGTCTGCCACTGGAGAGGGGATTTCGGCTTTATGgccttgttaaaaaaaacaaataaagaaaaaaaagaagtcttgcCTTAAAATTTATGGAGGCTGTCACAGTTTTATAGTAAACCGCTTTGGCTAATTAACGCTTAATATTTCATCCtataacaattaaaaatatttctcgTCCAAAGACATGGCAGGAGCAAGGGGGCAGGCATTCACCGATGCCATTTGGCAAGCCAGCTGCTCGAGGGCGTAGAACAATAAACAAATATAGAGGCTTCATAATTTCATTAATTACAGCCATTAGCCAAGGGCTGTTACATAGTTGAAATGACATGGGGCATCTAGagagcaggaggaaaaaaacgtgtgtgtgagagagatagaCAGAGGATGCACAGCTGGGAAACACTTGGTCTAGCTTTTCatagcaaaacagtaaaaacaggcACAACATCATCATTACTCTGCTTCTTTAAGCACTAAGGAGAAGAAAGCAATATCGCTACTGAGGGGTAGGAGGGAGGGAAAGGCATACGTTAAGTAAAAACAGCGAAAACGACAAAATACACAACAGCAACATTAACGTCAGTGTAAAATCCCACTGAAACGACACAAAagagatgatggtggtggtggtggtgttggtggGAGGGGGGTCActtctttcatcttcaaagAGAGGATTGTGTAGCGCATAATTCCTTCCATGTAAGGAATGAACAGCAGACCAGACAACAGCGTGTGTGCTGACCGAAGAATCATGTAAACGGCCCTTATGCTTATCTGACTGCGCCATAAATACCAGAGCTTTGATTTCTAATGTACAGGATGGGGATAATCTTGGAGTTGGGCCTTAATGGGACCACGGGCTTTTAATCAGAGGTCATGACAAGATGGATTAGATCTATTAGACTAATGGCAAAAAGCTACAAATGGGGAGCCGTCTGATTCGACTGACAGAGATTGCTGCGCATTTCAAATGATGGATGAATAGTCATAACCGTTTTTCCTCTGTACAAATTTTGAGAGCTGCCAGTGTTAAACGCCCCTCCCTCTTCCCTCCAGACTTGTTGGCATTTAAAACACGGAAGCAATTAGAAACGTTATCAAAACAGTTTTACAATGATGTCATTTCCCCCCTTTATCCGCAATGAGGTCATCTGACCCACTAGAAAAGCTTTGAATTTGTCATTGGAATGTATGGTTGCTTTTGGGCTTTGCACACACGTACACGCAGCAATAAGTCCctgttacacaaacacacatatatgtctgtgtatatatatgtatgtataaaagCACAAGTCTGCAGGAATGTATTCATACAGACACAGATCGGCTTATTAGTACCTTTGTTTTGAATGAAAAGGCATATCTAAACAGGAAATTAGCTTCTATAAAAACTGAAGCGTACTGAAACTCTACAGTCCTTTCTAATaatgttgggatgctgtgtaaaatgtaaataaaagcaaaataaaatatttaaatgtgttaatagAATTGAAACAATCAAAGGGCAACATATCAAATACTGAAAGTGAGAAATGTTATCATTTGTTGTGTCGTTTAAAAAAGCTGCGGCTAAACATGCTAAAAACACATGGCTGAACACCACGCTGttaataatgaaaatataatgGAATGAACATGCTATTgctaatttaaaattacaaataaacattttacatgTTGCCTCATCAATCTgttgaataaatacaaatatagttGCTGATAATGGAAATGTGTACTTGAAGCAATTAAATTGACAGTGTAATAAACatgctcgtgtgtgtgtttgtgtaatggGAGGTGGCAGCCCCAATTAAACGTGATGCTTCCAGCTTGTCGTCCACAGGaagagtgcaaaaaaaaaatcttttaaaaattcaaactcAAAGTGTCAGATTTTTCTGAAGGGAGGGGTTCTTACAGCTACAGGACAAAACTGGCAAATTTGggggtaaagaaaaaaagggaggaGTTGATTGAAGAGGAAATTGGGAGGGGTAACAGGTGAGTTGGTGGGAAGTTACGGGAGCTTATTTTACTTATCCTCACATTTCTGGCTTGGGTACGCACCATGGGGGGTGCGGTGGGCGGGGTGAGGATGGCGGCCGGGGGCAGACTTGCGGGGAAGGGCGTGAAGGTGTGCTGGTGGGTGTGTTGGTGCTGGTGCATGTGCTGGTGTTGGTGAAACTCGGCCCTCAGGAGTGACACAGGGGCCAACGGCGAAGCGGACGGCCCCCGGCCCCGCTCTGAACTCTGAACCAGGAAACGGTTGTTCAGCTCCTGCCTCAGGAGGTCATGCTCTGCAAGAAAGGAGAGCGAGGggaaacccaaaaaaaaaaaaaaaaaagaaaagcaaaaaaaaggaaaaaaaagaaagaaaaaaggagggggggggggcggaaGGGgggacacaagaaaaaaaaaggcacggGCGCCCAGTCAGTCTTCACAACAAGggtagaagagaaaaaagaaaatagtcaCCTGGCATTCTCTGTTTCTCCAGCTCATGCTGTGAGGGTTTTCTACGTGGGGACTCATTGGTGGTGGTAAGAGAGTTGCCTGTGACAATGTGCCAATCAGAATCCCCGAATGAGGCTGGCAATACATGATTGGTTGGTTGAATGATATCAACAGGCTGGTATCTAAAGACAAGAAAGAACCAAGAGTCATCCcagcagaaaacacacacactcttgccCTCTATGAGAAAGTCATTTCACAACTGGCATATTTACTGCTTATTTTGGAGACACCCATCATGTCTGgagacattttcttttctgatgAGATCGCCTGTTTCGATAGAATCTTTGAACATATTAAAAATCGTTACAAATCACTCGTGTTTGCATGCTAGGCAACACAATTTTAGCTGTGCCAGTTGCAGACTGGCTGCTTGCGGTGTGCTGTCTCCGACCGTGGTGGCTGTCTGATCGTTAGATGACATTTACTCGTGATGCATCCAAGCCCTCTTACAGTCCTTGTGCCCATTTAATATCTGTGCTACT
This genomic stretch from Astatotilapia calliptera chromosome 12, fAstCal1.2, whole genome shotgun sequence harbors:
- the fbrsl1 gene encoding autism susceptibility gene 2 protein isoform X5; translation: MDGKLKQGRRCRSKRERVRRLREAGSRDARSPDPNSSCSDREGHSPGRDAASLPGKKAPHPAAAARVSRPPRRKRRESSSQEEDIIDGFAIASFISLDRLEKKSGVVKTQEKKERWKEKKAAKRQKKEDEEVEEEEENVQPVVDPLENGFLHHAQREQERMNERLLKKTYSKKNKMIKPLALHPVKVGEDETELSRPHRSNSKEQLSESSTHSLSGRGYSVQHAAVALLKCDSESDIDDKVSDVGSEKLFSPTTPKGVPTNESPESKTCSSAKVSGLQRSQEQSNSEVPFAPPVSSPTPASAPTGSPAPAAAAAPSEPPRLRLPTPPPLSVKKELQLPPPVPTPPLLRAPPHPHPHPPHPHSHQEPRVLPRQHHARPVHHPLPYSSLHEISHSSSPVGLPKQHLPPSPHHHLSGLPSSAPALPLSIANLSTSHYSSLRSPAHRHSAMFATPATLPPPPTLPTNSLVVPGHPAGTPYPEHDLLRQELNNRFLVQSSERGRGPSASPLAPVSLLRAEFHQHQHMHQHQHTHQHTFTPFPASLPPAAILTPPTAPPMVRTQARNFDKYGPKLDNPFIRHSNFFPSYPPTMPGMPPLLPHSGPFSSLQGAFQPKASNPIDVAARPGAVPHTLLQKDPRITDPFRTSVRQMQLDPHKLDMNGKLDLFSRPPAPGVFPGFPYPHDLARPLFPSTGSGHPPPSPYGPPSHPSGFLPPSHLAGKYPFSRSSSFGGLGNLSSSAFGGLGNPSLGSNSMFGTKEGPGGLPTFGSPHHDTWNRLRRTPPSFPTPPQWPKTADAERSSSANSHEREREREREREREREKRDSSIGKEEKDKDRDSVDRNRHSNRSSPASAPVSYQISSLIRSSSQNSSDSGRHHSGSVDRVREAEKELLERHRESSALADVKVKESRSPGKEMLERRPSEDSIKPTQRSPSPYSKTMINEQGIKMAGGPLSTLKDSERKEPPPAELLHKVKNDMKIKEERKEEQEVMVVSSEPAPQPPAQALPPPVSQPGNPHHHHPPLSQQPPLPSPRGSDISAPGLHGVPMAHSLPLSMSAMPQMGSLNVLDRARMAPFMGALAGRERLPHTAFPWDPLREAYRSLDLQRRMDFQLRPEPGHRFPSMYEQERAYREREAHDYSHHEHLLEVRREHERMRQQAEERERLHLREELDRARLHQLHQSPMEGHLPHMPPFMPHLGGMPYPRLSPSTGHNGPLNRTPPTAALSAPPPLVPAGSARPASPRRTTPLTTTQDPRDYSPSRNPKEVEAR
- the fbrsl1 gene encoding autism susceptibility gene 2 protein isoform X4; this encodes MDGKLKQGRRCRSKRERVRRLREAGSRDARSPDPNSSCSDREGHSPGRDAASLPGKKAPHPAAAARVSRPPRRKRRESSSQEEDIIDGFAIASFISLDRLEKKSGVVKTQEKKERWKEKKAAKRQKKEDEEVEEEEENVQPVVDPLENGFLHHAQREQERMNERLLKKTYSKKNKMIKPLALHPVKVGEDETELSRPHRSNSKEQLSESSTHSLSGRGYSCDSESDIDDKVSDVGSEKLFSPTTPKGVPTNESPESKTCSSAKVSGLQRSQEQSNSEVPFAPPVSSPTPASAPTGSPAPAAAAAPSEPPRLRLPTPPPLSVKKELQLPPPVPTPPLLRAPPHPHPHPPHPHSHQEPRVLPRQHHARPVHHPLPYSSLHEISHSSSPVGLPKQHLPPSPHHHLSGLPSSAPALPLSIANLSTSHYSSLRSPAHRHSAMFATPATLPPPPTLPTNSLVVPGHPAGTPYPEHDLLRQELNNRFLVQSSERGRGPSASPLAPVSLLRAEFHQHQHMHQHQHTHQHTFTPFPASLPPAAILTPPTAPPMVRTQARNFDKYGPKLDNPFIRHSNFFPSYPPTMPGMPPLLPHSGPFSSLQGAFQPKASNPIDVAARPGAVPHTLLQKDPRITDPFRTSVRKPGKWCAVHVQIAWQIYHHQQKMKQMQLDPHKLDMNGKLDLFSRPPAPGVFPGFPYPHDLARPLFPSTGSGHPPPSPYGPPSHPSGFLPPSHLAGKYPFSRSSSFGGLGNLSSSAFGGLGNPSLGSNSMFGTKEGPGGLPTFGSPHHDTWNRLRRTPPSFPTPPQWPKTADAERSSSANSHEREREREREREREREKRDSSIGKEEKDKDRDSVDRNRHSNRSSPASAPVSYQISSLIRSSSQNSSDSGRHHSGSVDRVREAEKELLERHRESSALADVKVKESRSPGKEMLERRPSEDSIKPTQRSPSPYSKTMINEQGIKMAGGPLSTLKDSERKEPPPAELLHKVKNDMKIKEERKEEQEVMVVSSEPAPQPPAQALPPPVSQPGNPHHHHPPLSQQPPLPSPRGSDISAPGLHGVPMAHSLPLSMSAMPQMGSLNVLDRARMAPFMGALAGRERLPHTAFPWDPLREAYRSLDLQRRMDFQLRPEPGHRFPSMYEQERAYREREAHDYSHHEHLLEVRREHERMRQQAEERERLHLREELDRARLHQLHQSPMEGHLPHMPPFMPHLGGMPYPRLSPSTGHNGPLNRTPPTAALSAPPPLVPAGSARPASPRRTTPLTTTQDPRDYSPSRNPKEVEAR